Proteins encoded in a region of the Triticum dicoccoides isolate Atlit2015 ecotype Zavitan chromosome 3A, WEW_v2.0, whole genome shotgun sequence genome:
- the LOC119268891 gene encoding probable 3-hydroxyisobutyrate dehydrogenase-like 1, mitochondrial, with translation MLASIYRSLARRRSHLPLATAAATAAMSSSDTARSVSDRPISPDTTRIGWVGTGVMGQSMAGHLLAAGYALTVYNRTPSKAQGLVSSGARLVDSPRAAAASADVIFLMVGFPSDVRSTSLDPSTGALAGLAPGGVLVDMTTSDPTLAAEIAAAAAGGGCAAVDAPVSGGDRGARNACLSIFAGGDAAVVARLAPLFKLMGNALYMGGPGAGQRAKLGNQIAIASTMVGLVEGMVYAHKAGLDVGKWLEAISTGAAGSKSLELYGKRMLERDMAAGFYVRHFVKDLGICLSECQTMGLALPGLALAHQLYVSLLAHGEGGLGTQALILAVERLNNTCLDKKGE, from the coding sequence ATGCTCGCCTCCATCTACCGATCTCTCGCTCGCCGCCGCTCGCACCTTCcgcttgccaccgccgccgccacagcaGCCATGTCGTCGTCTGACACCGCCAGGAGCGTCTCCGACCGTCCGATCTCTCCGGATACCACACGCATCGGCTGGGTGGGGACGGGCGTCATGGGCCAGTCCAtggccggccacctcctcgccgccggcTACGCGCTCACCGTATACAACCGCACGCCCTCCAAGGCCCAGGGCCTCGTCTCTAGCGGCGcccgcctcgtggacagcccgcgcgccgccgcggccTCCGCTGACGTCATCTTCCTCATGGTCGGCTTCCCCTCCGATGTCCGCTCCACGTCCCTCGACCCCTCCACGGGCGCTCTCGCCGGCCTCGCGCCAGGCGGCGTCCTCGTCGACATGACCACCTCCGACCCCACCCTCGCCGCCGAGATAGCCGCGGCCGCGGCGGGGGGCGGCTGCGCCGCAGTCGACGCCCCGGTGTCAGGCGGCGACCGGGGCGCCCGCAACGCCTGCCTCTCGATCTTCGCCGGCGGCGACGCGGCCGTGGTGGCCCGCCTGGCGCCCCTCTTCAAGCTGATGGGCAACGCCCTCTACATGGGCGGGCCGGGCGCGGGGCAGCGCGCGAAGCTGGGCAACCAGATCGCCATCGCGTCCACCATGGTGGGGCTGGTGGAGGGCATGGTGTACGCGCACAAGGCCGGGCTGGACGTGGGCAAGTGGCTGGAGGCCATCTCGACGGGCGCGGCGGGGTCCAAGTCGCTGGAGCTGTACGGGAAGCGGATGCTGGAGCGCGACATGGCGGCCGGGTTCTACGTCCGGCACTTCGTCAAGGACCTCGGGATCTGCCTGTCCGAGTGCCAGACCATGGGGCTGGCGCTGCCGGGGCTCGCGCTCGCGCACCAGCTCTACGTGTCGCTGCTCGCCcacggcgagggcgggctcggCACGCAGGCGCTGATACTGGCAGTCGAGCGGCTCAACAACACCTGCCTTGACAAGAAAGGGGAGTGA